One Clostridium estertheticum DNA segment encodes these proteins:
- the fliO gene encoding flagellar biosynthetic protein FliO: MDLEFWTLLFKIIIFLPFILFILYLSLRYGGNKLQKLQNGRYMKVLDRIALSKENSIIVVKIGEKAFAVSSSSKEINILFELPEGEISRIEKIKELPQYDDMKDLFKKHILEKDLVDTFKKRIMKKGAKDENKE, translated from the coding sequence ATGGACTTAGAATTTTGGACATTACTTTTTAAAATCATAATATTTTTACCATTCATATTATTTATTTTATATTTATCTTTGAGATATGGTGGTAATAAACTTCAAAAATTGCAAAATGGTAGGTATATGAAAGTATTAGACCGGATTGCATTATCTAAGGAAAATAGCATTATAGTTGTAAAAATTGGTGAAAAAGCCTTTGCTGTTTCTTCTAGTTCCAAGGAAATTAATATTTTATTTGAACTACCTGAGGGTGAAATTAGTAGAATCGAAAAAATTAAAGAGCTACCTCAATATGACGATATGAAGGATTTGTTTAAAAAGCATATTTTAGAAAAAGACCTTGTGGACACATTCAAAAAACGTATTATGAAAAAGGGTGCTAAAGATGAAAATAAAGAATAA
- the fliL gene encoding flagellar basal body-associated protein FliL codes for MSDNAKKGNVLKIVIIVLLILVVVGGAAFGGMYFASKKSGTATANTAKVVETNEVTYSLDEFLLNLMDEDGKRYLKVKVFIGYEDNKALTAELEAKKPIIRDVVIATLRAKRTTDFSATGIDSIKNQLIASINPVLTKGKIAHIYFNDILVQ; via the coding sequence ATGAGCGATAACGCAAAAAAAGGAAATGTACTTAAAATAGTTATTATAGTTTTATTAATATTAGTTGTAGTTGGTGGTGCTGCATTTGGAGGTATGTATTTCGCTAGCAAAAAATCTGGCACCGCCACAGCTAATACAGCGAAAGTCGTGGAAACCAATGAGGTAACTTATTCCTTAGATGAATTCTTATTGAATCTAATGGACGAGGATGGAAAGCGATATCTCAAGGTGAAGGTTTTTATTGGATATGAAGATAATAAGGCTTTAACTGCAGAACTAGAAGCAAAAAAGCCGATTATTAGGGATGTGGTCATTGCAACTCTTAGAGCAAAGAGAACTACAGACTTTAGTGCTACAGGTATTGATTCTATAAAGAATCAACTAATTGCTAGTATAAATCCAGTTTTAACAAAAGGGAAAATAGCCCATATATATTTTAACGATATATTGGTACAGTAG
- a CDS encoding flagellar motor protein MotB: MSRKKIGGEEMRTDAWLGTFADTMTLLLTFFVLLYSFSTVDAAKFKQIATSLQSVLTGETGKSILDLNLKSGEVPLVGEPVPTTTAGKDTEDVYQKVQSFIKKKKLEGTVVIKTDSRGVIIQLKANILFQSGKVEIIDNSKPVLDSINSLIATLPNDIVIEGHTDNLPISNNEYTNNWQLSSSRALNVLEYFVNVKGQKNPERFKSIACGEYQPIAPNNSEVNRALNRRVNILIVANEKEATKK, encoded by the coding sequence ATGTCTAGAAAAAAAATTGGTGGAGAAGAGATGCGAACAGATGCTTGGCTGGGTACCTTTGCAGATACCATGACACTTCTTCTAACTTTTTTTGTCTTATTATATTCTTTTTCAACAGTTGATGCAGCTAAGTTCAAACAAATTGCGACCTCACTTCAATCAGTACTCACAGGGGAAACAGGAAAGAGCATTTTAGATTTAAATTTAAAAAGTGGAGAAGTTCCATTAGTTGGGGAACCTGTACCCACTACAACAGCTGGTAAAGATACAGAAGATGTGTATCAAAAGGTTCAAAGCTTTATAAAAAAGAAAAAACTAGAAGGTACGGTAGTGATAAAAACTGATAGTCGCGGAGTTATTATTCAACTTAAGGCAAATATATTATTTCAAAGTGGAAAAGTAGAAATTATAGATAATAGTAAACCGGTGTTAGATTCAATAAATTCTCTAATAGCTACTTTGCCAAATGACATTGTGATAGAGGGACATACAGATAATTTGCCCATTAGTAACAATGAATATACAAATAATTGGCAATTATCCTCTTCTAGAGCCTTGAATGTACTTGAATATTTTGTAAATGTTAAGGGGCAGAAGAATCCTGAGCGATTTAAATCGATTGCTTGTGGTGAATATCAACCTATTGCTCCTAATAATAGTGAAGTAAACAGAGCTTTAAATAGAAGAGTAAATATTTTAATTGTTGCAAATGAAAAGGAGGCCACTAAAAAATGA
- a CDS encoding motility protein A: protein MKKHDILTTIGIVVGFGLTLWGMASGGTSLRIFYDPASIAITVGGSFAALLIAYPISAMNKVLKVIVQSFRESTSSSSEIINSFTTLSKKARREGLLSLEDEMAQLTNNFLKKGLQMVVDGLEPETIKEIMELEIGEMERRHSDGANMLKAWAAYAPAFGMLGTLIGLIQMLANLNDSSALASGMGKALITTFYGALLANLILVPMAQNLNYKSSIEVNNREMMLEGILAIQSGVNPRIVEEKLTSYLSPVDRAKFIEEQAKAAGVTDNV, encoded by the coding sequence ATGAAAAAACATGATATTTTAACCACTATTGGAATTGTAGTAGGGTTTGGGCTAACTTTATGGGGGATGGCATCTGGTGGAACAAGTTTAAGAATATTTTATGATCCGGCCTCAATAGCAATTACAGTAGGGGGATCCTTTGCTGCACTGCTCATAGCTTATCCTATTTCAGCAATGAATAAAGTGCTTAAGGTCATTGTACAATCTTTCAGAGAAAGTACATCTTCTAGTTCTGAGATTATTAATAGCTTTACAACACTATCTAAAAAAGCAAGAAGAGAAGGACTTTTATCTCTTGAAGATGAAATGGCACAATTAACTAATAACTTTTTAAAAAAAGGTCTTCAAATGGTGGTGGATGGACTAGAACCTGAAACAATAAAGGAGATTATGGAACTAGAAATAGGAGAGATGGAAAGGCGCCATAGTGACGGAGCTAATATGTTAAAAGCTTGGGCTGCGTATGCACCAGCTTTTGGTATGCTTGGTACCCTTATAGGACTTATTCAAATGCTTGCAAATCTAAATGATTCTTCAGCGCTGGCTTCTGGTATGGGAAAAGCATTGATAACTACATTTTATGGTGCATTACTAGCAAACTTAATATTGGTTCCTATGGCGCAAAATCTAAATTATAAATCTAGCATTGAAGTAAATAATCGGGAAATGATGCTTGAGGGAATACTCGCCATTCAATCTGGAGTAAATCCAAGAATTGTTGAAGAAAAATTGACCTCATACCTATCACCTGTTGATAGAGCTAAATTTATTGAGGAGCAAGCCAAAGCAGCTGGGGTGACAGACAATGTCTAG
- a CDS encoding flagellar FlbD family protein, whose translation MIKLTGLNKEEFILNAEVIEKIETMPETLITLVNGKRYIVLESTDVVIDKIIKYKNRIFTGKL comes from the coding sequence ATGATAAAACTTACAGGCTTAAATAAAGAAGAATTTATCTTAAATGCTGAAGTTATAGAAAAGATTGAAACAATGCCAGAAACATTAATAACTTTAGTAAACGGCAAGAGGTACATTGTGCTTGAGAGTACAGACGTAGTGATTGATAAAATAATAAAATATAAAAACAGGATATTTACTGGTAAGCTATAG
- a CDS encoding flagellar hook-basal body complex protein — protein sequence MLRSLYAGISGMKANQVKLDVIGNNIANVGTTSFKGSRVRFQDMVSQSMSQALAPGASQGGINPRQVGLGVQVAGIDTLVGQGGMQPTSRNLDVAMDGEGYLMVAKGKTPLTNADGVGVDPTEHTANAPSGTDLFYTRDGALTLDKEGNLLNSDGLRVLGYAISEVDDKPSLDYDVTKSTTTPPKSPTLNYVNADSTTLKPSGTLIPLVIPEKIFVLGDANAVPPTSDGDVRVKTFSIEKDGVVKAILEGGKVAILGQIAVASFKNPGGLSKVGGNIYQNTSNSGAPIVRTGKNTDKAVPDNSAGYGDMLQGMLEMSNVDLAEQFTDMIIASRAFQAAGKTISTGDEILQDIINLKR from the coding sequence ATGTTAAGATCATTATATGCTGGAATAAGTGGAATGAAAGCAAATCAAGTTAAATTAGACGTTATAGGAAATAACATAGCAAACGTGGGAACTACATCTTTTAAAGGTTCAAGAGTTAGATTTCAAGATATGGTAAGCCAAAGTATGTCCCAAGCTCTAGCTCCGGGAGCAAGTCAAGGAGGAATTAACCCAAGGCAAGTAGGACTTGGAGTACAAGTTGCAGGAATAGATACCTTGGTAGGTCAAGGAGGCATGCAGCCAACATCTAGAAATCTAGATGTTGCTATGGATGGTGAAGGATATTTAATGGTAGCTAAAGGTAAAACGCCTCTTACAAACGCAGATGGTGTGGGTGTAGATCCAACTGAACATACAGCAAATGCTCCTAGTGGAACGGATTTATTTTACACTAGAGACGGTGCTTTAACTTTAGACAAGGAAGGCAATTTATTGAATTCTGATGGATTAAGAGTACTAGGCTATGCTATTAGTGAAGTAGATGATAAGCCAAGTTTAGACTATGACGTGACTAAGTCAACCACTACTCCACCTAAGTCGCCAACTCTAAATTATGTTAATGCAGATAGCACAACCTTAAAACCAAGCGGAACACTAATCCCTCTTGTTATACCAGAGAAAATTTTTGTTCTTGGTGATGCTAATGCTGTCCCTCCTACTAGTGATGGGGATGTCAGGGTTAAAACATTTTCTATAGAAAAAGATGGAGTAGTAAAAGCTATTTTAGAGGGTGGTAAAGTAGCAATATTAGGACAAATTGCTGTAGCTTCCTTTAAAAATCCTGGTGGTTTATCTAAAGTAGGTGGAAATATATATCAAAATACTTCTAACTCTGGTGCTCCAATAGTAAGGACAGGAAAAAATACTGACAAAGCTGTTCCAGACAATAGCGCAGGTTACGGCGATATGCTTCAAGGAATGCTTGAAATGTCAAATGTAGACTTAGCTGAGCAATTTACTGATATGATAATTGCAAGTAGAGCTTTCCAGGCAGCGGGTAAGACAATTTCCACTGGTGATGAAATATTACAGGATATTATAAACTTAAAAAGATAG